TCAGCGAGCACTTTGGCGTGGACTCCCACAGTGTTCACGCTTATATCATCGGCGAGCATGGCGATAGCGAGGTGCCGGTGTGGTCGCTGGCCAATATCGCCGGCATGCACTTGCCCGACTATGCGCGCTCCACCGGCATGAAGTACGACCCCGCTGCGCTGGACGAAATTTTCCGCTGTACGCGCGACGCCGCCTACCAGATCATCCAGCGCAAGGGTGCGACCTATTTCGCGGTGGCCGCCGGGCTGATGCGCATTGTCGAGGCCATCCTGCGCGACCACGGCACCGTGATGTCGGTCTCCAGCCTGGTCACGAATTACTACGGAATCGACGATCTGTGCCTAAGCCTGCCGACGGTGGTGGACGGCAGCGGCGTGCGCCGGCAGATCCGCCTCGAATTGAACCAGCAGGAGCAGGAGGGCCTGCACAAATCCGCCGCGGTATTGCGCAACACCATCGACTCGCTGGACCTTCCCAAGCCGGTCGCAGCTTGATTCTCCGCCACTTGTTCCCGGCTGTAGGGTTAGAATTGCTGTAATGCTGGGTCGCTTCTCGTTTCGAATCATGGTTGCTGCCGCGTTACTGTGCGCGCCGGCGCTTGCGCAGCAGTCTGACCCGCAGTTGCCGGACGCGCCTGGCCAACAGCCGCAGGCGCAACCGCCGCAGCCCCCGCCTCCTCCCGCCAATGATCCTCAGGATTCGCAAGATCAGAATAAAAAGCCGGAATCGAAGATTAAGAAGCGGATAAAGCGGGGCGCGCCGAACTGCCTCAAGATCGGCGGCATGGAAAAATGCAAGGAGTCAAAGCCTGAGGAGGATGAGGCCGACGATTCCGAGCAACCGCCGGCGCCGCAGCAGCCGCGCGTTCCCGCAAGCGATCCCGTTCCGCGTTCCGTGAATCCCAGTGAAAGCTCCAGTAAAGACACCGAATTCCCGGAAGCAGAATCAGAGCGCGCGGCTCGCGCCGCCGCGGCGGGGAACAATTCCAGTGCCGCCAGCAATCGGAGCGATGTGCGGGAGCTGCGCCCCTACAATCCGCACAAGGCGGACCAGAACGTCGAGATCGGTGATTTTTATTTCAAGAGAAATAATTACCGTGCGGCCGAATCCCGCTACGCGGAGGCGCTGGAATACATGCCCAACCACGCGGAGGCGACCTTCAAGCTGGCGCAATCCCAGGACAAGCTGGGCGAGGCGCCGCGGGCGCGCGAGAATTATGAGAAGTACCTGAAAATCCTTCCCGGCGGGCCCTTTGCCGAAGCGGCACGAAAGGCTCTGGC
This genomic interval from Terriglobales bacterium contains the following:
- a CDS encoding L-lactate dehydrogenase; translation: MSASSSYARKPVRVAVVGTGNVGSTFAYALLLSGLAAEIALIDVNRAKAEGEAMDLNHTEPFAHPTRIWAGDYPDCAGAVVTVIAAGANQKPGETRLDLVKKNAAIFSDIIPKVARHNPGGIILNATNPVDVLTYATLKLSAFPPQRVIGSGTILDTARFRYLLSEHFGVDSHSVHAYIIGEHGDSEVPVWSLANIAGMHLPDYARSTGMKYDPAALDEIFRCTRDAAYQIIQRKGATYFAVAAGLMRIVEAILRDHGTVMSVSSLVTNYYGIDDLCLSLPTVVDGSGVRRQIRLELNQQEQEGLHKSAAVLRNTIDSLDLPKPVAA
- a CDS encoding tetratricopeptide repeat protein — translated: MLGRFSFRIMVAAALLCAPALAQQSDPQLPDAPGQQPQAQPPQPPPPPANDPQDSQDQNKKPESKIKKRIKRGAPNCLKIGGMEKCKESKPEEDEADDSEQPPAPQQPRVPASDPVPRSVNPSESSSKDTEFPEAESERAARAAAAGNNSSAASNRSDVRELRPYNPHKADQNVEIGDFYFKRNNYRAAESRYAEALEYMPNHAEATFKLAQSQDKLGEAPRARENYEKYLKILPGGPFAEAARKALARLDARAKESPPTSPPVQKPR